One Mus pahari chromosome 10, PAHARI_EIJ_v1.1, whole genome shotgun sequence genomic window, GACCACTAAAAGAATGTCACCCTACAAGAGTTCTCAAGAATATCGAGGTCATGAAATAAAGGGATGTCGGAGAGCAATCATAGccaagaggattctgggaaacaaTGATGACAATGAAGCAAGTTGTCCCAGGTAGAATGTCAGAAAAGAGAACAGATATTGAAAGAAAACTGTATATACTCTGGGCATTGGTTAGCAACCATGCACCTGCCCAAGCTTACCAATAGCATCATGCAGGAAGCTGCGCAGAGAGCATGCAGTTACTCTGTATTCGCGGGCAGATTTTCCTATAAATCTAAAACTATTCTGAAAAGGGATGCCTGTtgatataaagttaaaaaaaaaaacctcatgtcTAAGACAGAGCATAACTTAACACCTAAAAGCACTTAACACGAAAGCAGCCAGGAATCTTTAGATGTCCTAGTGTACAGTGAGAGGATGCAGACCACCGGTTACTGTGTGGGTAGTAATGTTGcaaggaaaggagggggaaggacagTATGCAGAGATTTTTAAGGAAATGAGTGCACTTTTGGAGGCAAATGTTCAATATCTCACTCTGTCTTTAGTCAAGGTTCCCcatatacattatacatgcaAATGCTTATATAGGAGGCTACCTGCTAGCCTCATTTCTTTGCTTCCCACACTTATTCAATGCTCCTGGCCCCAGTTCCCACACTCCACTTTTACCATTTGATACCATACAGACATACAATAACTGCTTCCTTGaattctcttctccctccccaatTATCACACATTTAAAATTAGTCAGCAATAACTCATTGCTGGAATAGTCCACACCCAAACCCAATGGTCCAGTGTAACAGAGACTCACATCTATGTAGTGCCTCCCTGGTGATTCAGGCATCTGGGCACCTTGCCTCTAGCAGCCCCACCTGCTCTGCAGTTTTGGAGCCTTTCACAAACCTTCTAGACCTGGCTGAGAATAACTGCAAGGCTTCAGCATAAAAAGGACCTGGAAACACTCAAAGACATTTCCCAAACGACGAATTCACTTTTGAATAGCGATGTGTCAGGACATCCACTGATCTGGGATTGAGAGTAGACAGCTTATgactgtatataaaatatatcatattactctctcccctctccacaGTGTTCTCATGAATTTAAAGGTGATTGATTTTTAAAGCTCAATGGTAATTATCCTAAGAGTAGAGAAACATAGAGGGGAGAAAATGCCATTTAGCTTCCCCAGTGGAAAACTTAATATGTAATGCAGAGATTTAGTAAGGACCGAAGGGAACCTCATGAAAATCAGGACAAACAGAATATGACACTCAATGTCCAAACTCCCCAAACTGCTAAGTCACACTGGTGGCCCACTTGTCACAGGAATAGTTTGAACATGTTAGAGGAAGGCTGGACAGGCAGCCAATAAGGTTGCTCAGTGACAAACTCAGGATGAGTTCTATTTCCAGAATCTGCATGGTTCAAGGAGGAAATCCACTCCTTGGGGCTGGTCTTAGACTACCATATGCACAGTGACACATgcaagcactcacacatacacacacaagagcacttgctgctccgtAGAGGACCCCTAGTTAGGatctcagcacctacatcagaCCACCTGTAACTTCACCTCTGAGGGCTCTCACCTCCCTGCTGACCTCTGTGCAACTACATAACCATGTAacatacactcacagagacatatacacacagcaaaaatgaaaatatttgggaTCATTTTATAccttttatacataaaaatgtcACAATATGTCATTGTGTTGAATATTTACAATTTTCAAATCCTGAAATCTTTACAACAATTTTGCTTTTTATAGGGTGGGACTGGCATGCTTCTTAATTCAGTACAAATTCTGATATGTTTAGATTTCTATTCAAAACATCTGATATTCCAGGTGGAATCAGACTAGTGAGTAGCAGGAATGCCAACGCCAGAAATTTGGATCTAGCCAGTGATTGGCTAGGGAGGGGCTTTGGGCGGGCCTTCCTAGAGCGCCGAGGCTTGCTAGAAAGCTATGGGGAGCCAGTCTAGACTGTCACTATCAGGCTTGTAGTATTTACTGGTGTGAGGATTCTGACATTCTGCTAGCTTCTCTTAGCTTTAATAGAGCAACCTGCAACCAGAACTCGCTGGGATTGTAGAGAACCTAGGAGCTGTAGAAACTGGCGCTGTAGGAGAACGACTAAGAATGGGCTATGTCTTAGCCCCAGGGTTTTGGTGAGGACTGTAAAGCAAACTTCCTAAGATGCCTAGGTTTCAACAAATGTAAGAAGTCCGGAGATAGCGGGAGCCCTTTTTTGCACACCGGCCACTCCAGCGCTGGGGTCTCCCATTCAAGGAGAAACACGGAAAAAAAGTCTCTCGAATAACTCCTAGTTCTCAGACCAGACCAGCTCGCTCCAGCTACTTCTTCCTGCCCTCACCCCACCGCCACCGGGACAGCGACTACCACCCTTCCTCTGCGTCTGGGTGGAGGGTAAGGACAGAAGCTGACCAAGACCGCCCCTCCCGACCAGGAGGTGGAGATCCCACGGGTCCTGCGACTCGacacccacttcctcctccctctgcccctatATCACCAgcaccccctcctccttcccctttccctcctcccaggagacaggggaggagaaaaggggagctCGGGTCGTCATGACTGAGCTGCAGGCAAAGGATCCGCAGGTTCTCCACACGTCTGGCGCCGGGCCCTCCCCCACACACGTCGGGTCCCCCTTGCTTGCACGCTTGGACCCGGGTCCCTTCCAAGGGAGCCAGCACTCAGACGCGACGTCTGTACTTTCACCTATACCGATCTCCCTGGACGGGCTGCTCTTTCCTCGGTCCTGCCAGGGTCCGGAGCTcccagagggaaagacagaggacCAGCAGTCGCTGTCCGACGTGGAGGGAGCTTTCTCTGGAGTAGAAGCCACTcatagggaaggagggagaaactCCAGAGCCTCGGAGAAGGACAGCAGACTCTTAGACAGTGTCTTAGACACGTTGTTGGCGCCCTCGGGGACCGAGCAGAGTCACGCCAGCCCTCCAGCCTGCGAGGCCATCACGTCTTGGTGTCTCTTTGGGCCAGAACTTCCAGAAGACCCCCGCAGTGTCCCTGCTACCAAAGGGTTGTTGTCCCCGCTCATGAGTCGGCCAGAGATCAAGGCTGGCGATAGCTCCGGGACAGGAGCAGGACAGAAGGTGCTGCCCAAAGGACTGTCACCACCCAGGCAGCTGTTGCTCCCGACCTCCGGGAGTGCTCACTGGCCCGGGGCAGGGGTGAAGCCGTCCCCGCAGCCAGCTTcagtggaggtggaggaggacagTGGCCTGGAGACCGAGAGCTCTGCAGCTCCGCTTCTAAAGAGCAAACCTCGAGCACTGGAAGGCACGGGCAGCGGAGGAGGAGTCGCAGCCAACGCGCCCTCAGCGGCCCCAGGAGGCGTCACCCTGGTCCCCAAGGAAGATTCCCGGTTTTCTGCTCCCAGGGTCTCCTTGGAGCAAGATGCTCCTGTTGGCCCCGGGCGCTCCCCACTGGCCACCACAGTGGTGGATTTCATCCATGTGCCCATCCTGCCTCTGAACCACGCACTCCTAGCTGCCCGCACCCGGCAGCTGCTGGAGGGGGACGGCTACGACGGCGGGGCCACAGCCCAGGGCCCTTTTGCCCCGCCTAGGGGCTCGCCCTCCGCGCCATCCCCGCCGGTGCCCTGCGGTGACTTCCCAGACTGCACCTACCCTCCGGAAGGCGACCCCAAAGAGGACGTGTTCCCTCTTTACGGCGACTTCCAGCCTCCCGGCTTGAAGatcaaggaggaggaagagggcgcGGATGCTGCTGAGCGCTCGCCGCGCCCCTACCTGTTGGCGGGAGCCAGCTCCTCCACCTTCCCAGACTTCCCGCTGGCGCCGGCGCCGCAGCGAGCGCCATCCTCCAGGCCGGGAGAAGCGGCGGTGGCCGGCGGCCCCAGCAGCGCCGCGGTGTCGCCAGCGTCCTCCTCGGGCTCCGCGCTGGAGGGCATCCTGTACAAAGCGGAGGGCGCGCCGCCCACGCAGGGTTCGTTCGCGCCACTGCCGTGCAAGCCCCCGGCCGCCGGCTCCTGCCTGCTTCCCCGGGATAGCCTGCCGGCCGCCCCGGCCAACGCGGCAGCGCCCGCCATCTATCAGCCTCTCGGCCTCAATGGGCTCCCGCAACTGGGCTACCAGGCCGCGGTGCTCAAGGACAGCCTGCCCCAGGTCTACCCTCCATACCTCAACTACCTGAGGTGAGCACCTGCAGGCGGCCCTGCCCTGCTCCATTCCCCCATCATCTCTGGGTGGCAGGGTGGCCTCGGGGGTTTGTGGAGCTGGGCTTTGGAGACCCAACACCCACTGTCCATTGCCTCCCTTATTCTTACAATTTGGGGGGGGCATAAAAGGGAGTGCAGATATAGCATTTTATTGTGCACCACTCTCCCAAACATTGCCTGCAAACTTCCTGAAGCGGGAGCACCCAAGTTCAAAACCTGAGGCCTCTCTCTAAGATCTTTGTGCTGAGGATTTGTTGGGGGCTTCATTAAATACTTTGTAAGAAGGACACCCCCCcccgccgtgtgtgtgtgtgtgtgtgtgtgtgtgtgtgtgtgtgtgtgtgtgtgtgtgNNNNNNNNNNNNNNNNNNNNNNNNNNNNNNNNNNNNNNNNNNNNNNNNNNNNNNNNNNNNNNNNNNNNNNNNNNNNNNNNNNNNNNNNNNNNNNNCAGGAGGGAAGTGTTTGAATGGTGGGTTTAAACAACAGTGGCTGCCAGTGGCCA contains:
- the Pgr gene encoding progesterone receptor isoform X1; the protein is MTELQAKDPQVLHTSGAGPSPTHVGSPLLARLDPGPFQGSQHSDATSVLSPIPISLDGLLFPRSCQGPELPEGKTEDQQSLSDVEGAFSGVEATHREGGRNSRASEKDSRLLDSVLDTLLAPSGTEQSHASPPACEAITSWCLFGPELPEDPRSVPATKGLLSPLMSRPEIKAGDSSGTGAGQKVLPKGLSPPRQLLLPTSGSAHWPGAGVKPSPQPASVEVEEDSGLETESSAAPLLKSKPRALEGTGSGGGVAANAPSAAPGGVTLVPKEDSRFSAPRVSLEQDAPVGPGRSPLATTVVDFIHVPILPLNHALLAARTRQLLEGDGYDGGATAQGPFAPPRGSPSAPSPPVPCGDFPDCTYPPEGDPKEDVFPLYGDFQPPGLKIKEEEEGADAAERSPRPYLLAGASSSTFPDFPLAPAPQRAPSSRPGEAAVAGGPSSAAVSPASSSGSALEGILYKAEGAPPTQGSFAPLPCKPPAAGSCLLPRDSLPAAPANAAAPAIYQPLGLNGLPQLGYQAAVLKDSLPQVYPPYLNYLRPDSEASQSPQYGFDSLPQKICLICGDEASGCHYGVLTCGSCKVFFKRAMEGQHNYLCAGRNDCIVDKIRRKNCPACRLRKCCQAGMVLGGRKFKKFNKVRVMRALDSVALPQSVGLPNESQTLGQRITFSPNQEIQLVPPLINLLMSIEPDVVYAGHDNTKPDTSSSLLTSLNQLGERQLLSVVKWSKSLPGFRNLHIDDQITLIQYSWMSLMVFGLGWRSYKHVSGQMLYFAPDLILNEQRMKELSFYSLCLTMWQIPQEFVKLQVTHEEFLCMKVLLLLNTIPLEGLRSQSQFEEMRSSYIRELIKAIGLRQKGVVPSSQRFYQLTKLLDSLHDLVKQLHLYCLNTFIQSRTLAVEFPEMMSEVIAAQLPKILAGMVKPLLFHKK
- the Pgr gene encoding progesterone receptor isoform X2 → MSRPEIKAGDSSGTGAGQKVLPKGLSPPRQLLLPTSGSAHWPGAGVKPSPQPASVEVEEDSGLETESSAAPLLKSKPRALEGTGSGGGVAANAPSAAPGGVTLVPKEDSRFSAPRVSLEQDAPVGPGRSPLATTVVDFIHVPILPLNHALLAARTRQLLEGDGYDGGATAQGPFAPPRGSPSAPSPPVPCGDFPDCTYPPEGDPKEDVFPLYGDFQPPGLKIKEEEEGADAAERSPRPYLLAGASSSTFPDFPLAPAPQRAPSSRPGEAAVAGGPSSAAVSPASSSGSALEGILYKAEGAPPTQGSFAPLPCKPPAAGSCLLPRDSLPAAPANAAAPAIYQPLGLNGLPQLGYQAAVLKDSLPQVYPPYLNYLRPDSEASQSPQYGFDSLPQKICLICGDEASGCHYGVLTCGSCKVFFKRAMEGQHNYLCAGRNDCIVDKIRRKNCPACRLRKCCQAGMVLGGFRNLHIDDQITLIQYSWMSLMVFGLGWRSYKHVSGQMLYFAPDLILNEQRMKELSFYSLCLTMWQIPQEFVKLQVTHEEFLCMKVLLLLNTIPLEGLRSQSQFEEMRSSYIRELIKAIGLRQKGVVPSSQRFYQLTKLLDSLHDLVKQLHLYCLNTFIQSRTLAVEFPEMMSEVIAAQLPKILAGMVKPLLFHKK